One window of Dermacentor andersoni chromosome 7, qqDerAnde1_hic_scaffold, whole genome shotgun sequence genomic DNA carries:
- the LOC129385388 gene encoding BTB/POZ domain-containing protein 6-B-like, which produces MRSDVFGAMFEGSLRDRDTVLIRDLHPDGFRGLLGYVYTGRSAINNIEDAIYTRDAAKKYRFLDLASTCTEYIQSHLEADDVCTVVDYSFVSYGEVRDDVVEEVILDNAESVLSSAAFTISTEQTVNFVLDRVHGVPTKVVIKAVLRWAGAQCGPDVANWEYTGTVAAAVRKFLPKIKFLALSVRQMTKFIAADATWHILTADETCAILCEIIQPGSASPRPEWLNPERDIFARPESTSREPPLRIRRR; this is translated from the exons ATGCGCAGTGACGTATTTGGCGCCATGTTTGAAGGATCGCTCCGCGACCGGGACACCGTCCTCATCAGGGACCTGCACCCCGATGGCTTCCGTGGGCTTCTCGG GTACGTATACACAGGACGGTCCGCTATCAACAACATCGAAGATGCCATCTACACAAGAGACGCGGCTAAGAAGTACCGCTTCCTAGATCTCGCCAGCACCTGCACCGAATATATTCAAAGTCACCTCGAAGCAGACGACGTGTGCACGGTGGTCGACTACTCGTTCGTGTCTTACGGTGAAGTCAGAGACGACGTGGTGGAGGAAGTGATATTGGACAACGCTGAATCCGTGCTGTCGTCTGCTGCCTTCACGATCTCCACGGAGCAGACGGTGAACTTCGTTTTGGACAGG GTGCACGGCGTTCCGACGAAGGTGGTCATCAAGGCCGTGCTCCGTTGGGCAGGCGCGCAGTGCGGTCCCGACGTCGCCAACTGGGAATACACCGGGACAGTCGCCGCCGCTGTGAGGAAGTTCCTCCCCAAGATCAAGTTCCTGGCTCTGAGCGTGCGGCAGATGACGAAATTCATCGCGGCCGACGCCACGTGGCACATTCTCACGGCGGACGAGACGTGCGCCATCTTGTGCGAGATCATCCAACCCGGGAGTGCGTCGCCGCGGCCTGAGTGGCTGAACCCCGAGCGTGACATTTTCGCCAGGCCCGAATCGACTTCGCGGGAACCCCCCCTCCGCATTAGACGTCGCTGA